The Quercus lobata isolate SW786 chromosome 4, ValleyOak3.0 Primary Assembly, whole genome shotgun sequence genome segment TGTGGGATTTTATCCTAAACATATTTCAAGAAGGAATGAACTCTTCATACCCTTATTATTAGTAGCCCTGAATTTTGGACAATTCCTCTTCCAATGTCCTTTCTCACCACAATGGAAACACTTTCCTTTgatcttctttcctttgtcgGCAACCCCTAAGGCAATTTGTTTACCCTTTTGCTTggtgaagtccttcttcttctttttcttaccCTTGCCTTTCAACTTAGGTTGAGAAGTAGAAGCTTCAGCCATATTggcatcaacactaaatgtacTAGGAATACCTTCTGCCGCTAccaattcattcattaattcagaaaatgaataaatctttttgttcatattataattGAGTCTAAATTCCTTAAATGATTCTGGTAGTGACTGGAGTATCATATCCACTTGGGATTCTCCATCTATATCGGCACCTAAAACTTCTAGTGTATTAGATTGGAGATCATCTTAAGACAATGCTCCCTTATTGAAGTACCTTCagccattttggtattataaatttgtctTATGTTTTCTTGCCTTGCAGAATAGCCTTGCTCACCAAACATCTCCTTAAAACTTAGCACAATGTCCGAAGCTAGTTCTACATCCTGCATTTGATGCTGTAGAACATTTGAGATAGATGCTAGGATGTAGCACTTGGCCATTTCATTAGATTTCTGCCAATGATCATATCTCCGTTTTTCCTGAGGATGAGCATCTAATAAAGGAAAGCTAGGACATGGTTGAGTAAGC includes the following:
- the LOC115985819 gene encoding uncharacterized protein LOC115985819, with product MAKCYILASISNVLQHQMQDVELASDIVLSFKEMFGEQGYSARQENIRQIYNTKMAEAAEGIPSTFSVDANMAEASTSQPKLKGKGKKKKKKDFTKQKGKQIALGVADKGKKIKGKCFHCGEKGHWKRNCPKFRATNNKGDQKA